The Candidatus Margulisiibacteriota bacterium nucleotide sequence GAGTCCGGACTTTCCTCCCCGATGCGCTATTCGCGATCGGGGTAACCGCCCGGCCTGCCCAAGCTATATCTTACCAAAAAGCGGGCCGTGGGTCGAGCCTTGATGGTCGTCGATCCCCTGGTTGGAGAGCCGGTCGGCGTGTTCGTTCGCTTCCCGCGGTACGTGAGTGATCGTAAAATGATTGAATTTTCTGATCAATGATTTGACGTTATAAAAGAGCGGCGCCAACCCTTCGTTCTTGACCTTATATTCGCCTTTGATCTGCTTGACGATCAGTTCCGAATCGGCAAAAACCTCCACACTTCGTTCGCCCAGGTCGATCGCCTCTTCCAGCCCGCGGATCAGCGCCATATATTCGGCGACGTTGTTGGTGGTTTTGCCGATGTAATCGGCGACTTCGAGCAGGACTTCCTTCTCATTCCTGATAACCACGCCGATCCCGGCCGGGCCGGGATTGCCGCGAGCGGCGCCATCGGTAAAAATTTGGACTTTCATAAGCGGATCGGCTTTCGTACGGCAAAGAAAAGCCCCTCGGCCGCGTGCGTCCGGCCGGAGCGATCGGTTTCGTAGCCGGCGGCGACTTCCGCCCGGCCAAGCCCGAAGGCGAGGTCCATTGCCGCGCCGCCGAATAGCCGCCAGCCCAGGCCGCCGGATGAATTGTCGGTGCCGGAAAGATTGAGCATGAACGCGGCTCCGATGAACGGGTCGAGCCCGAACAGGCTTCCTTCTTTCAGGTAAACGGTTGTTTCTCCGACCCCTTGCAGGAGGCTGAAAAAGACTTTACCCGGCGTGTTGCCGAAACCAAAGGTGAGGCCGGCTTTATAAACGATCGAGTCCTCGGCCAGCCCGAACTTCTCTCCCAGCCGCCACGGATCTTCAAAGGCGAGGGCCGACCCGGCGGTCAGATACCAACCGTTGCCGAGCATGGCGGCGCTATTTATTTCCCCATTCCTCCCCCAGTTGAACAAACCTTTGGGTTGGGCTAGAGGGTCGGCTTCGTTACTAATTGGGGCTGGGGGGAGAGGGGCGGGGGAAAAAGTCGTCCCGTCAGCGGGCTGCAGCGGTTCCAGGGGAGCGATCGGCGGCTGGACCACTTTTTTGGCCGGATCAATTGCTTGTGGATAAAGAGCCTTCGCCGGGGCGATAACTAACAGCAAAAGACAGACGAGCAACAGAAAGCGTAAAAGGTACATGATGTCGCAGTATAGCAATAGATAATTGTCTGTCAATAGCAGATGGTGTAAAATGCGGACATGAAGCGTTGGCCGGCTATCTTTTTTCTCTGTTCACTGCTGTTCCTGCCGGCGGCGGCCGAATATGCCAGTCTAGGCTTGTTCGACGCGACCGATTGGGCCGCTTATTATGACGATATAGCCGGTTACCTCTATGAAGAGCCGGGATGCGTCACCCTCTCTCCCCATGATAATTATCTCTTGTATAAAACTCTGCCTGACGGGACGAACCTCAAGATCAAACGCTCCAAGGTGGGAGAGATGTTGATCGACATTAAACTTGATAAGGTACCGGCCTTGGCTTCATTATTTAAGACAGAAGAGGATGTCAGCCGTTACGCGGCCGCTTTCAAGGCCACTCTGCCGGAACTGGCGGTCTATCCTATGCTCGGTAAAGGGGTTCTACTCCAGAACGGAGCGCCGGTGGCGCAATTTCCGGTCGAAGCCGGACCGGCTGAAGAGTACGTCATGCCCCAACCGGTCAGCCGCGGCGAACCGGTCAGATGGGAGAAAGAGCTGGTCGTTCCGGTCGCGGCCGGCCAGTATAAGTTGAGCGGCCGGACAGAGTATTATCCGAGTGCCGCGGCGCCGGTCGCCTCGCTGGTCCCGTTTGGCGCCTGGCTGGTCGTCCGGCCGGAAGGGTGGAAATACGAGTACTACGGGCGCTGGTTTGGCGTGCCGGAGCCGGTTGTCGCTGACTTACTTGCTTCACCGGACAAAAGACGTTTCCGTTATCTTGATGAGAATCGTGACGCGAGCGGCCAACTGGTCGCCGCCCGATTTGCCGGCCAGCCGTTTGGCCGGGAGAGCCTGGTCTTTGACGGGGCCGGCGGCCGACTTCTTTTATGCGCGGCCGGCGAAACGCTTTTTGAGCGGGCGCTCTTCATCAAGGATATTGTCCAACTGTTGACCGTCCCTGGTCCTGATGATCTGGACAGCTGCGTCGATTGGGACCCGAATATTTCTTTCTATCGGCAGCTGGCGCTGTTCCGCCGTTCCAAGGGGAAAAATGTTCCGGCGAGCCTGCCGGCCGAGGTGGTGTCTTATTACAAACTTTATAACAATATCGCTTTAAGCACGGGAGAACAAACGGCCCTTGATCCTTGCGTCCGCAAGGCTTTTAAAGAAATGCGCGAGGAGCGGCTGCCGCGCGATCCGGTCAACCGGCGTCAAGCGGTCGGGCTCTACCAACTGGTGCGGCAGACGGCGCTGGTCGTAGAGAAACAAGCCGGCTGGTATAACCAGGTCAGGCGAAGTTGGAAAGAGTTGGCCGGTTTGCGCGCCGCGCTCCGCCAGGATTTTGACGCGATGGGGGTCCTTTCGCAAGAGAACCGCCAGAACCTGGTCGAAGGGTGGCTCGAGACCAGATTGAACCTCGCGCGGACCGCTCCGCCGGACGAAGCCAAATACGTTGGAGAACTTAGTTTTTCCTCGTTCTTTAAGCCGGCGGAAAAGTTGAACCGGTTCAACGCCCGGGAACAGGCGATCATGCTGGAGAAGGTCAAGACAGCGGTCAAAGGTGAGACGGTTGGCTTGAACTTAAATATCGTGCCGGCCCTGAACGATTATAATTTCGGCGTCCTGCTCAACGAGATCCTCGGTAATCTTTACCGGAGCCACGGCTGTCTCCACGCTTCGCCGCGCAATATTTTATTTCTCTACGAGTTGCTGCCGCTTAAGACGAAAATGAACATCAAGCCTTACTCGGAACGGGTCAGCGCGGAAGCCGGTCTGCCGTTCCTGACCGACCTGGTCAACTATCGCGAAGACCTGGACGCGTTGAAGGTAAAATTGGCCGATCCACGGCAGGTCGCCATTACCGTCTATCCCGCGACCGGCCTCTGGGTCATCAACCTGAATGGGGTTCCCTTGGCTAAACTTAGCGTCCTGGGGGGGCCGAAGGAAAAGATGTATCTGGTCGAGGAGCGGGATAAACGGGGCCGGCCGGTCTTCCAGGACAGTTTAATGTATCCGACCACGCCGGGGACCTATTACTTTTTCCGTAAGACGAAGAACTATCTGTCCAACCTTTACCGGAG carries:
- a CDS encoding ribonuclease HI family protein, which produces MKVQIFTDGAARGNPGPAGIGVVIRNEKEVLLEVADYIGKTTNNVAEYMALIRGLEEAIDLGERSVEVFADSELIVKQIKGEYKVKNEGLAPLFYNVKSLIRKFNHFTITHVPREANEHADRLSNQGIDDHQGSTHGPLFGKI